One part of the Halopenitus persicus genome encodes these proteins:
- a CDS encoding GMC family oxidoreductase: MSGAAERWAEKGKRPSITAVDRTPVPDADVCVIGAGPAGAIVSDRLAANGHSVVVLDAGPRFDPADRIDRQERAIRPYYGRPDVWDGDPERDAYASSGDRGYPLNHARVKGVGGSTLHWQGMVMRLHEDDFNAASERGVGVDWPIDYADLRPYYAAAERELGVSGASDNPYAPPREEPHPMPAFEPSYSDSLFAEACKELGIDMHSVPNARNSEHYDAQDRSACVGYGTCQPVCPSGAKYDATVHIDRAEERGATVIDRAAVQRLEHGPDGERVRAAEYVTPDGETHRQEADAVVVACGGVETPRLLLLSESDRYPDGLANSSGLVGRYFMDHLFAGTGGLLEEPTRQNHVGFLTSESHQFYDEADAETAPFKLEFFNYAGPSPVELALSGESWGDDLLGELRDAYGNNIAMGALVGQLPTEESYVGLDRDRTDVHGNPVPDVHWSIDDRALETIDRVNAIQKSILEELGAEITWQVDAESTGPAYHHMGTTRMGQDPAESVVDPDLRTHDLENCWIVGSSVFPTGGAMNPTLTIAALALRAADAIDSALGDP; the protein is encoded by the coding sequence ATGAGCGGAGCCGCCGAGCGGTGGGCCGAAAAGGGAAAGCGGCCGTCAATCACGGCGGTCGACCGGACGCCGGTCCCGGACGCCGACGTCTGCGTGATCGGGGCGGGCCCCGCGGGCGCGATCGTGAGTGATCGGCTCGCCGCGAACGGACACTCGGTCGTGGTTCTCGATGCGGGACCGCGATTCGATCCCGCGGACCGCATCGATCGCCAGGAGCGGGCGATCCGACCGTACTACGGCCGGCCGGACGTCTGGGACGGCGACCCGGAGCGTGACGCCTACGCGAGCAGCGGCGACCGCGGCTATCCGCTCAACCACGCCCGCGTGAAGGGCGTCGGCGGATCGACGCTCCACTGGCAGGGGATGGTGATGCGGCTCCACGAGGACGACTTCAACGCGGCCAGCGAGCGCGGCGTCGGCGTCGACTGGCCGATCGACTACGCCGACCTCCGCCCGTACTACGCGGCGGCCGAACGGGAACTCGGCGTCTCGGGCGCCAGCGACAACCCGTACGCTCCGCCGCGGGAGGAGCCGCATCCGATGCCCGCCTTCGAGCCGTCCTACAGCGACAGCCTGTTCGCGGAGGCCTGCAAGGAGCTCGGGATCGACATGCACTCGGTACCGAACGCCCGCAACTCGGAGCACTACGACGCCCAGGACCGCAGCGCCTGCGTCGGCTACGGCACCTGTCAGCCGGTCTGTCCCTCGGGGGCGAAGTACGACGCGACCGTCCATATCGACCGCGCCGAGGAACGCGGCGCGACCGTCATCGACCGGGCGGCGGTCCAGCGGCTCGAGCACGGGCCGGACGGCGAGCGGGTTCGGGCCGCCGAGTACGTCACTCCCGACGGGGAGACGCACCGCCAGGAGGCGGACGCCGTCGTGGTCGCTTGCGGCGGCGTCGAGACGCCGCGACTGCTGTTGCTCTCGGAATCGGACCGGTATCCGGACGGGCTCGCCAACTCGAGCGGGCTGGTCGGACGGTACTTCATGGACCACCTGTTCGCGGGCACCGGCGGGCTCCTCGAGGAACCGACCAGACAGAACCACGTGGGCTTTCTGACCAGCGAGTCGCACCAGTTTTACGACGAAGCCGACGCCGAAACCGCGCCGTTCAAGCTTGAGTTCTTCAACTACGCGGGCCCCTCGCCGGTCGAGCTGGCGCTGTCCGGGGAGTCGTGGGGCGACGACCTGCTCGGCGAGCTGCGCGACGCCTACGGCAATAACATCGCGATGGGGGCGCTCGTCGGCCAACTCCCCACCGAGGAGAGCTACGTCGGGCTGGACCGCGACCGAACCGACGTCCACGGGAATCCCGTGCCTGACGTCCACTGGTCGATCGACGACCGTGCGCTCGAGACGATCGACCGGGTGAACGCGATCCAGAAGTCGATCCTCGAGGAGCTCGGCGCCGAGATCACTTGGCAGGTCGACGCCGAGAGCACCGGGCCGGCCTACCACCATATGGGAACGACGCGGATGGGCCAGGATCCGGCCGAGAGCGTGGTCGACCCCGACCTGCGGACCCACGACCTGGAGAACTGCTGGATCGTCGGCAGCAGCGTCTTCCCGACCGGCGGCGCGATGAACCCGACGCTGACGATCGCCGCGCTCGCGCTCCGGGCCGCCGATGCCATCGATTCGGCGCTCGGCGATCCATAA
- a CDS encoding dolichyl-phosphate hexose transferase — translation MGTYNEEAAIGTVLEDIERVTNGRAEVVCVDGSSDRTPEIAREHGATVIEQEPQGYGVAVREAILAPDRPVVVTTDCDDTYPMERLPAFLEAINDGADVVSGDRLYHGAETMPAFNRFGNHAFAAIASLLMGTRVHDTTTGMRAYRREVVDSIDWTENTGLSAELLIRPLVRGYDVRELPIAYGERAGETKLDPIEGGAAIAKSIVTVCLEERLRQL, via the coding sequence ATGGGCACGTACAACGAGGAGGCGGCCATCGGAACGGTGCTCGAGGACATCGAGCGGGTCACGAACGGGCGCGCGGAGGTCGTCTGCGTGGACGGTTCCTCGGACCGGACGCCCGAGATCGCCCGCGAGCACGGCGCGACCGTGATCGAGCAGGAACCGCAGGGCTACGGCGTCGCCGTTCGCGAGGCGATCCTGGCGCCCGACCGGCCGGTCGTCGTGACCACCGACTGCGACGACACCTATCCGATGGAGCGGCTGCCGGCGTTCCTCGAGGCCATCAACGACGGGGCCGACGTGGTCAGCGGCGACCGGCTCTATCACGGCGCCGAGACGATGCCGGCGTTCAACCGGTTCGGGAACCACGCCTTCGCGGCGATCGCGAGCCTCCTGATGGGGACGCGCGTTCACGACACGACCACCGGAATGCGAGCCTATCGCCGCGAGGTCGTCGACTCCATCGACTGGACCGAGAACACCGGGCTCTCCGCGGAGCTGCTGATCCGGCCGCTGGTGCGCGGTTACGACGTCCGCGAGCTGCCGATCGCCTACGGCGAGCGCGCGGGCGAGACGAAGCTCGACCCGATCGAGGGTGGCGCGGCGATCGCGAAGTCGATCGTCACCGTCTGTCTGGAGGAACGCCTTCGGCAGCTCTAG
- a CDS encoding sensor histidine kinase: protein MDRRWPRVTASRRWPDRVRIGGGEDLLGTLLLAALGIALAGVHLERVVSYEAFTSNVLLVSGIPLVVSLAVVVAALGLRTATPRVRSGRVWWWAYGGAATMGAVASLVVFDQGIVVESARETRYVLATVAAGGALGGTLIGIYDAQRVRRSRRIETIHRVTEELLTVHTREAVCDRVVETVATEFGMSHAGIWLHDGARAALVPTALTEASTGLFGEDAVYSAESGSSISWEVFESGTARVIDDIDDYPRIYDPDETPVRSEILVPLGDHGVFNVAATRRHAFDDVDVTTARILASTTTAALDRAAREETIRRHREELERRSDQLEAFAGTVSHDLRNPLNVATGYLEIARETGADEYFDRIEEALARMDRLIEDVLELAREDERIREVDAVTLEAVARDAWAFVETPDAELVVDADLTVEADPDRLQRAFENLFRNAVEHAGPDATVRIEATETGFAVADDGPGVPAAEREAIFEAGHSTDPDGTGYGLAIVETIAEAHGWDVRCGEADDGGARFEFVLE, encoded by the coding sequence ATGGATCGACGATGGCCACGCGTTACCGCTTCGAGACGCTGGCCCGATCGAGTCCGGATCGGAGGTGGCGAGGACCTCCTCGGGACGCTGCTGCTTGCGGCCTTGGGCATAGCGCTGGCCGGCGTGCACCTCGAACGCGTCGTTAGCTACGAGGCGTTCACCTCGAACGTCCTGCTCGTGAGCGGCATTCCGCTCGTGGTGTCGCTGGCGGTCGTTGTCGCCGCGCTGGGCCTCCGGACCGCGACGCCCCGCGTCCGATCCGGCCGCGTCTGGTGGTGGGCGTACGGCGGCGCGGCGACGATGGGCGCGGTCGCGAGTCTCGTCGTGTTCGACCAGGGCATCGTCGTCGAATCCGCCCGCGAGACCCGGTACGTGCTCGCGACCGTGGCCGCCGGCGGCGCGCTCGGCGGAACGCTCATCGGGATCTACGACGCCCAGCGCGTCCGTCGGTCGAGACGGATCGAGACGATCCATCGCGTGACCGAGGAGCTGTTGACGGTCCACACCCGCGAGGCGGTCTGTGATCGCGTCGTCGAAACCGTGGCCACGGAGTTCGGGATGTCCCACGCCGGGATCTGGCTCCACGACGGGGCCCGGGCGGCCCTGGTTCCGACCGCGCTCACCGAAGCCTCGACGGGCCTGTTCGGAGAGGACGCCGTCTACTCCGCGGAGTCGGGGTCGAGCATCTCCTGGGAGGTCTTCGAGAGCGGGACCGCACGGGTGATCGACGATATCGACGACTACCCGCGGATCTACGACCCGGACGAGACGCCGGTCCGCAGCGAGATCCTCGTCCCGCTCGGCGACCACGGCGTCTTCAACGTCGCGGCAACGCGACGGCACGCCTTCGACGACGTCGACGTCACGACCGCCCGCATCCTGGCATCGACCACGACCGCGGCCCTCGACCGGGCGGCCCGCGAGGAGACGATCCGGCGCCACCGCGAGGAGCTCGAACGCCGGAGCGACCAGCTCGAGGCGTTCGCCGGAACCGTCTCCCACGACCTCCGAAACCCGCTGAACGTCGCGACGGGCTATCTGGAGATCGCCAGGGAAACGGGCGCGGACGAGTACTTCGACCGGATCGAGGAGGCGCTCGCCCGGATGGACCGACTCATCGAGGACGTCCTCGAGCTCGCGCGGGAGGACGAGCGCATCCGCGAGGTCGACGCGGTCACCCTCGAGGCCGTCGCCCGGGACGCATGGGCGTTCGTCGAGACGCCCGACGCGGAGCTGGTCGTCGATGCCGACCTGACGGTCGAGGCCGACCCCGACCGCCTCCAGCGGGCCTTCGAGAACCTCTTTCGCAACGCGGTCGAACACGCCGGCCCCGACGCGACCGTCCGGATCGAGGCGACCGAAACCGGCTTTGCGGTCGCTGACGACGGTCCGGGCGTTCCCGCGGCCGAGCGGGAGGCGATCTTCGAGGCCGGCCACTCGACCGACCCCGACGGCACCGGTTACGGGCTCGCGATCGTCGAAACGATCGCCGAGGCCCACGGCTGGGACGTTCGCTGCGGCGAGGCCGACGACGGCGGCGCGCGCTTCGAGTTCGTCCTCGAGTGA
- a CDS encoding heavy metal translocating P-type ATPase — MSDCRLCGLPTPDQPVTASDVDGAFCCRGCLEVARRIDDLDDADRGEAAPDTASGSVAAGNVAAGNVAAGSNTEPSADGAESAGLAAAYLSVEGMHCTTCEAFLGLRGDDVDGVRTVQANYGTETARVVHDPDEIDREALPKALSGYGYTLRFMQGDRTGGDGTGPAGESAVGPGDESAAGPAGSGSAPGVTAGRSTDPTLERLAIGGFLAMLVMPWYVLSLYPSYLGIETNVLAIDTTTPVGRYLPLAFIALVTTVLVATTGAPILRGAYVSLRARRPNMDLLVAVAALSAYAYSTLALATGSTHLYYDVTVAVVMVVSLGRYYEGRVRSRATDLLETVTAARVESATRITDAGRETVPIGALEPGDRIRVAPGERVPVDGTVIEGIADVDESVITGESLPIRAEPGETVVGGARVLGDVGHGDGVEGETDDEAESGADSAAESGADSAAESGADSAVEGDAGSAAEGGAIEVRVGEDAESTADRLAAALWEVQTTTPGIQRFVDALATVFVPVVLTLGLAVAAWQLVAGETVAAAMLAGLTVLVVSCPCAMGLATPLAVSGGLRDAIARGVVVTDGSVFESAREAETIVFDKTGTLTAGEMRVSAVHGDDRTLARAAAVERRADHPVADAIHEAAAARPDGGEGGGVVKGTAPGDPAISTDSTASGGDGPSVESFTHHPGMGVSGTLVDDDRDDRGDRTEPPEPESGSRSVASDAAGDRVVVGTPDLVERECGPLPAELAERVAAATDDGALPIAVGWDGAARGVIVVADRDRAGWTATLEAVADREVVILTGDDGPRAHRFRSHPAVDEVFAGVPPDGKLEAVRGFTATGTTVMVGDGTNDAPALAAADLGIAMGDGTARAVEAADVVITGEDLRTVETVFELAAGTRRRIRENVAWALCYNAVAIPLAVSGALNPFFAALAMAASSAIVVTNSTRPVLEDDPVLEDDPVLDDDSEFEAS; from the coding sequence ATGAGCGACTGTCGGCTCTGTGGCCTCCCGACCCCGGACCAGCCAGTCACGGCGAGCGACGTCGACGGCGCGTTCTGCTGTCGGGGCTGTCTGGAGGTGGCCCGACGGATCGACGACCTGGACGACGCCGATCGCGGCGAGGCCGCGCCCGATACGGCGTCAGGAAGCGTCGCAGCCGGCAACGTCGCAGCCGGCAACGTCGCAGCCGGCAGCAACACGGAACCGTCGGCGGATGGTGCGGAATCCGCGGGCCTCGCGGCAGCTTACCTGTCGGTCGAGGGAATGCACTGTACGACCTGCGAGGCGTTCCTCGGCCTGCGCGGCGACGACGTGGACGGCGTCCGGACGGTGCAGGCGAACTACGGCACCGAGACCGCCCGCGTGGTCCACGACCCCGACGAGATCGACCGCGAAGCCCTCCCGAAGGCCCTCTCGGGGTACGGCTACACGCTCCGGTTTATGCAGGGGGATCGGACGGGCGGGGATGGGACGGGACCGGCCGGTGAAAGCGCGGTTGGACCGGGCGACGAAAGCGCAGCGGGGCCGGCGGGCAGTGGGAGTGCTCCCGGAGTCACGGCCGGCCGGTCGACCGACCCGACGCTCGAGCGCCTCGCGATCGGCGGCTTCCTCGCGATGCTCGTGATGCCGTGGTACGTCCTCTCCCTGTATCCCAGCTATCTCGGGATCGAGACGAACGTGTTGGCGATCGACACGACCACGCCAGTGGGGCGATACCTGCCGCTGGCGTTCATCGCGCTGGTGACGACGGTACTGGTGGCCACCACCGGCGCGCCGATCCTTCGAGGGGCGTACGTGAGCCTCCGAGCGAGACGGCCCAACATGGACCTTCTCGTCGCCGTGGCCGCCCTGTCGGCGTACGCCTACAGCACCCTCGCGCTCGCGACCGGGAGCACGCACCTCTATTACGACGTCACGGTGGCGGTCGTGATGGTCGTCTCGCTGGGCCGCTACTACGAGGGCCGGGTTCGATCCCGGGCGACCGACCTGTTGGAGACGGTCACGGCTGCTCGGGTCGAGTCGGCGACGCGAATCACCGACGCCGGCCGAGAGACGGTCCCGATCGGGGCTCTCGAGCCCGGCGACCGGATCCGGGTCGCGCCGGGCGAGCGCGTCCCCGTCGACGGGACCGTGATCGAGGGGATCGCCGACGTCGACGAGTCCGTGATCACCGGCGAGTCGCTGCCGATTCGGGCGGAACCGGGCGAGACGGTGGTCGGCGGCGCGAGGGTGCTCGGCGACGTCGGCCACGGCGATGGGGTGGAGGGCGAAACGGACGATGAAGCCGAGAGCGGCGCCGACAGTGCAGCCGAGAGCGGCGCCGACAGTGCAGCCGAGAGCGGCGCCGACAGTGCAGTCGAGGGAGACGCCGGCAGTGCAGCCGAGGGCGGCGCGATCGAGGTCCGGGTCGGCGAGGACGCCGAGAGCACGGCCGACCGCCTGGCCGCCGCGCTGTGGGAGGTCCAGACGACCACGCCGGGGATCCAGCGGTTCGTCGACGCGCTCGCGACCGTCTTCGTGCCGGTGGTGTTGACGCTCGGGCTGGCGGTCGCCGCGTGGCAGCTCGTGGCTGGCGAGACGGTCGCCGCGGCGATGCTCGCCGGATTGACCGTGCTCGTCGTCTCCTGTCCGTGCGCGATGGGACTGGCCACTCCGCTCGCGGTCTCCGGCGGGCTGCGGGACGCCATCGCGCGCGGCGTCGTCGTCACTGACGGCTCCGTCTTCGAGTCCGCCCGGGAGGCCGAGACGATCGTCTTCGACAAGACCGGCACCCTCACTGCCGGGGAAATGCGAGTGAGCGCGGTCCACGGCGACGACCGGACGCTCGCCCGCGCCGCCGCGGTCGAGCGCCGCGCCGACCATCCGGTCGCCGACGCGATCCACGAGGCGGCCGCAGCCAGGCCCGACGGCGGCGAGGGGGGCGGTGTGGTCAAGGGAACGGCTCCCGGCGATCCGGCCATCTCGACGGACTCGACCGCATCGGGAGGCGACGGTCCCTCCGTCGAATCGTTCACCCACCATCCGGGGATGGGCGTCTCGGGAACGCTCGTCGACGACGACCGTGACGACCGTGGCGATCGGACCGAGCCGCCGGAACCGGAATCGGGATCGAGATCGGTAGCATCCGACGCGGCCGGCGATCGCGTGGTCGTCGGGACGCCCGACCTCGTCGAGCGCGAGTGTGGGCCGCTGCCGGCCGAGCTCGCCGAGCGCGTCGCCGCCGCCACGGACGACGGCGCGCTGCCGATCGCGGTCGGCTGGGACGGCGCGGCCCGCGGCGTGATCGTCGTGGCGGACCGCGATCGGGCGGGCTGGACGGCAACGCTGGAGGCGGTCGCCGACCGCGAAGTGGTGATTCTCACCGGCGACGACGGACCCCGCGCCCACCGGTTCCGGAGCCACCCGGCGGTCGACGAGGTCTTCGCCGGCGTCCCGCCGGACGGAAAGCTCGAGGCGGTTCGGGGATTCACGGCGACCGGCACGACGGTGATGGTGGGCGACGGAACCAACGACGCGCCGGCGCTGGCGGCGGCGGACCTGGGGATCGCGATGGGCGACGGGACGGCCCGCGCCGTCGAGGCCGCGGACGTGGTGATCACCGGCGAGGACCTCCGGACGGTCGAGACCGTCTTCGAGCTCGCGGCCGGGACGCGGCGGCGCATTCGCGAGAACGTGGCCTGGGCGCTCTGTTATAACGCGGTAGCCATCCCGCTGGCGGTCTCGGGGGCGCTCAACCCGTTCTTCGCCGCCCTGGCGATGGCCGCCAGCAGCGCCATCGTGGTGACGAACTCGACGCGTCCGGTGCTCGAGGACGATCCGGTGCTCGAGGACGATCCGGTTCTCGACGACGACTCGGAGTTCGAAGCGTCCTGA
- a CDS encoding universal stress protein gives MFDHILFPTDGTERTDAVLEYALDMAETRDATLHVLSVVDDRSFLTLDDDRIDEVRSDLEAQARAAVDAAVDAAADRGIPTTSAVDVGDPSPAIIEYVEEAGIDLVVMGTSGDNYERNIVGSVSQRVVKQSPVPVLTVRIEE, from the coding sequence ATGTTCGATCACATCCTGTTCCCGACCGACGGCACCGAGCGGACGGACGCGGTGCTCGAGTACGCCCTCGACATGGCCGAAACCCGGGACGCGACGCTGCACGTGCTGTCCGTCGTCGACGACCGCTCCTTTCTGACCCTCGACGACGACCGCATCGACGAGGTCCGGAGCGACCTCGAGGCGCAGGCGCGTGCCGCGGTCGACGCCGCCGTGGACGCCGCGGCCGACCGAGGGATCCCGACGACCTCGGCGGTCGACGTCGGGGACCCCTCGCCGGCGATCATCGAGTACGTCGAGGAGGCCGGGATCGATCTCGTCGTGATGGGAACCAGCGGCGACAACTACGAGCGGAACATCGTCGGCAGCGTCTCCCAGCGCGTCGTCAAGCAGTCCCCGGTGCCGGTGTTGACCGTTCGAATCGAGGAATAA
- the fer gene encoding ferredoxin Fer, producing MPTVEYLNYEVLDDHDWSMDDDDLFEKAADAGLDAEDYGTLDVNQGEYILEAAEAQGYDWPFSCRAGACANCASIVKQGEIDMDMQQILSDEEVEEKNVRLTCIGSPAADEVKIVYNAKHLDYLQNRVI from the coding sequence ATGCCCACAGTAGAATACCTTAACTACGAAGTGCTTGACGACCACGACTGGTCGATGGACGACGACGACCTCTTCGAGAAGGCCGCCGACGCCGGCCTCGACGCCGAGGATTACGGCACCCTCGACGTGAACCAGGGCGAGTATATCCTCGAGGCCGCCGAGGCCCAGGGATACGACTGGCCCTTCTCCTGCCGCGCCGGCGCCTGCGCGAACTGCGCGTCCATCGTCAAGCAGGGCGAGATCGACATGGACATGCAGCAGATCCTCTCGGACGAGGAAGTCGAGGAGAAGAACGTCCGCCTGACCTGCATCGGTAGCCCGGCCGCCGACGAGGTCAAGATCGTCTACAACGCGAAGCACCTCGACTACCTGCAGAACCGCGTCATTTAA
- a CDS encoding transcriptional regulator FilR1 domain-containing protein translates to MNRFKSLLRQANEVRYLRPEVALMEPCFDVLLSLVDASVDVTLVDRPSCHAYFITTYPERSLELEKRDNFTVLEHDELPQCGIGLLETRVTISCYGQDSGSVQAVIDTDVPAIREWAESMYASFEIDARPVNREAYLE, encoded by the coding sequence GTGAACCGATTCAAGTCGCTTCTCAGGCAGGCGAACGAGGTCCGCTATCTTCGGCCGGAGGTTGCCTTGATGGAGCCCTGCTTCGACGTGCTCCTCTCGTTGGTTGACGCCAGTGTCGACGTAACGTTGGTCGACCGGCCGAGTTGTCACGCATACTTCATCACGACGTATCCCGAGCGCAGTTTAGAGCTGGAGAAACGGGACAATTTCACGGTTCTTGAGCATGACGAACTCCCCCAATGCGGAATCGGCCTGCTGGAAACCCGAGTTACCATCAGCTGTTACGGGCAGGACAGTGGGTCAGTCCAAGCAGTGATCGACACCGACGTTCCGGCCATCCGCGAGTGGGCAGAATCGATGTATGCGTCCTTCGAGATCGATGCGCGACCGGTCAACCGCGAAGCCTATCTCGAGTGA
- a CDS encoding antibiotic biosynthesis monooxygenase family protein has product MYLVTFRLDPGEYDAEFHELNDAIQAAAEETEGYLGKRTWYAPESEEVLVVYYWESLDALETFGADSDHERAKRRWTEWYDAYEVIVTEVVESYGSGFGDDADPPV; this is encoded by the coding sequence ATGTATCTGGTTACGTTCCGCCTCGATCCGGGGGAGTATGACGCGGAGTTCCACGAGTTGAACGACGCGATACAGGCTGCTGCCGAGGAGACGGAGGGATATCTGGGCAAGCGGACGTGGTATGCGCCGGAGAGCGAGGAGGTTCTCGTCGTGTACTACTGGGAGTCGCTGGATGCGCTTGAGACGTTCGGGGCGGACTCCGACCACGAACGTGCGAAACGGCGGTGGACGGAGTGGTACGATGCATACGAAGTCATCGTTACGGAAGTCGTCGAGTCGTACGGGAGCGGGTTCGGTGACGACGCGGACCCGCCCGTCTAA